A genomic stretch from Ktedonobacterales bacterium includes:
- a CDS encoding acetyl-CoA acetyltransferase — MRPDRIAAIVGVAESDLGVTPGKTALQLQAQAAKAALADAGLEKNDVDALFTAGNWAWSPNLMLAEYLGIQPRYADGTNIGGSSFEAHLGHALAGIEAGRFEVALITYGSTQRSDQSRNRPANHATLVEQFERPYGLPAPVGAYALAAMRHMYQYGTTSEQLAEIAVATRKWAMMNEKAMMRTPITIEDVLSSRWIAEPLHLLDCCLVTDGGGAVVVASARRVGSTRKKPVWVLGHGEMLTHYGITNMPDLTVTGAVQSGQAAFAMAGVRHEDIDVVEIYDSFTITVLLTLEALGFCQPGEGGAFASDQRTAPGGAFPMNTNGGGLSYCHPGMYGIFLLIEATRQLRGECGPRQVPDAKIALAHGTGGVLSSSATIILGRDA; from the coding sequence ATGAGACCTGATCGTATCGCGGCCATTGTGGGCGTGGCAGAATCAGACCTGGGCGTAACGCCAGGGAAGACGGCCCTTCAACTTCAGGCGCAGGCGGCAAAAGCCGCGCTGGCCGATGCGGGATTAGAGAAGAACGATGTTGACGCGCTTTTTACCGCTGGCAATTGGGCGTGGTCGCCGAACCTGATGCTGGCGGAGTACCTGGGTATTCAGCCCCGCTATGCAGATGGGACCAATATCGGTGGCTCCTCATTTGAGGCGCATCTGGGACACGCGCTGGCGGGTATTGAGGCGGGTCGCTTTGAGGTAGCCCTCATTACATATGGGAGCACTCAACGCTCGGATCAATCGCGTAATCGGCCCGCAAACCACGCGACGTTAGTTGAGCAGTTCGAGCGTCCTTATGGGCTGCCTGCTCCGGTTGGCGCGTATGCGCTGGCAGCCATGCGCCATATGTATCAATATGGCACGACCAGCGAGCAGCTAGCGGAGATTGCTGTGGCGACGCGCAAATGGGCGATGATGAATGAAAAGGCGATGATGCGCACGCCAATCACTATTGAAGATGTGTTGAGTTCGCGCTGGATTGCCGAACCGCTGCATCTGCTCGATTGCTGTCTTGTGACCGATGGCGGCGGCGCGGTCGTCGTCGCTTCGGCGCGCCGCGTTGGCAGCACACGCAAAAAGCCTGTCTGGGTGCTGGGGCATGGCGAAATGCTGACCCACTATGGGATTACGAACATGCCTGATCTGACCGTGACAGGAGCCGTTCAGTCGGGGCAGGCGGCCTTTGCTATGGCCGGGGTGCGGCATGAAGATATTGATGTGGTTGAAATCTACGATTCGTTTACGATCACTGTTCTGCTGACCCTGGAGGCGCTTGGCTTTTGCCAGCCTGGCGAGGGCGGCGCGTTCGCCAGCGATCAGCGGACCGCGCCAGGCGGAGCCTTCCCCATGAATACGAACGGCGGCGGCCTGTCCTACTGCCATCCCGGTATGTATGGTATCTTTTTGCTGATCGAGGCTACGCGCCAACTGCGGGGGGAGTGTGGACCGCGCCAGGTTCCAGACGCGAAAATTGCGCTGGCGCATGGGACGGGCGGCGTGCTTTCGTCGTCGGCGACGATTATTTTGGGGAGGGACGCATAA
- a CDS encoding MgtC/SapB family protein has translation MIAQEIFRLLAAAVLGAVIGFERERLDRGAGLRTHALVSTASALVMIVSSYGFTDVITADRTIVLDPSRIAAQVISGIGFLGAGLIILRKNTVYGLTTAASIWAVAAIGLAAGAGLYIPAAITTGILLLILSGLRPVEQRLFAHKRIAPFTVRISRQQASIGAIEASVRDFGMDIWQIQLRPGKKASESLIILELHGGRADSFSQLAERLHGLPGVREVSYGRQKQVVQHTELGEEEQDSG, from the coding sequence ATGATCGCGCAAGAGATTTTTCGCCTGCTTGCCGCTGCCGTTCTAGGCGCTGTGATCGGTTTCGAGCGCGAGCGCCTGGATCGTGGCGCTGGCCTGCGCACGCATGCCCTGGTATCCACGGCGTCGGCGCTGGTGATGATCGTGTCGTCCTATGGCTTTACCGATGTCATCACAGCAGACCGCACTATCGTGCTAGACCCTTCGCGTATCGCGGCGCAGGTCATCAGTGGCATTGGCTTTCTGGGCGCGGGGCTTATTATTCTGCGCAAGAACACGGTCTATGGCCTGACTACCGCTGCCAGCATCTGGGCCGTTGCTGCTATTGGCCTGGCTGCCGGGGCAGGTCTCTATATCCCTGCCGCCATCACGACAGGCATTCTACTCCTCATCCTTTCAGGGCTAAGACCTGTGGAGCAGCGTCTGTTCGCCCACAAACGCATAGCGCCTTTCACCGTTCGCATCTCGCGTCAGCAAGCTTCGATTGGCGCCATTGAAGCCAGTGTGCGCGACTTCGGGATGGACATCTGGCAGATTCAGCTTCGACCAGGCAAGAAGGCAAGCGAAAGCCTCATCATTTTAGAACTACACGGAGGGCGCGCCGACAGCTTCTCGCAGCTTGCCGAGCGTCTGCATGGCCTCCCTGGAGTGCGGGAAGTCTCCTATGGCAGGCAGAAGCAGGTGGTTCAGCATACGGAGTTAGGCGAGGAAGAACAGGACTCCGGCTGA
- a CDS encoding polyprenyl synthetase family protein — translation MAVSHITGLLSELPTRLLFSDQLQAVGRLMLSEIRARHFPPGFARRITEALREPGKLLGRPVMQGEPLDARDLRGWGLPVLLTAAAASGAQSSSLARLPPSFWRRARAAAAASEFLGAALDIIDDVQDGDSAFVQRLGMPLALNTGIALLELVPIALNRARSTEWSDAQMHAALETLHASILTSLGGQYLDLRFEQMSAVNETQVMEMTEKKSGTLLALICRLGAMAGATYRQERPFSYFETVSLFGWHLGVWFQLLNDLHDAEEAQTQAAKSDRQRQKKTLPLVLEQRGMIEGTDRGKQDRSLDAQTALSYTYAVAETFRLRAQNALQALEEQFGPHPLLWPLTLPTWEGS, via the coding sequence ATGGCAGTTTCTCATATCACAGGGCTGCTGAGTGAACTTCCTACCCGTCTTCTGTTCAGTGATCAATTACAAGCGGTTGGACGGCTGATGCTCTCCGAGATACGCGCCAGACATTTTCCTCCTGGCTTCGCGCGCCGGATAACAGAGGCTCTCCGCGAACCTGGCAAGCTGCTTGGCCGCCCCGTCATGCAGGGAGAGCCGCTGGATGCCCGTGATCTGCGCGGGTGGGGGTTGCCCGTGTTACTCACCGCCGCTGCCGCCTCTGGCGCGCAAAGCTCCTCGCTCGCTCGCCTTCCTCCATCGTTCTGGAGACGAGCGCGTGCTGCGGCAGCCGCCTCTGAGTTCCTGGGCGCAGCCCTGGATATCATTGACGATGTGCAGGATGGCGACAGCGCCTTTGTTCAACGGCTAGGCATGCCCCTGGCCTTGAACACAGGGATCGCGCTTCTGGAGCTTGTCCCCATTGCGCTCAATCGGGCGCGGTCTACAGAGTGGTCCGATGCCCAGATGCATGCCGCACTGGAGACGCTTCATGCCAGCATCCTCACCAGCCTGGGCGGGCAATACCTGGACTTGCGCTTTGAGCAGATGAGCGCCGTCAATGAAACTCAGGTCATGGAGATGACCGAGAAAAAATCGGGAACCTTGCTGGCCCTCATCTGCCGACTGGGGGCAATGGCGGGGGCGACGTATCGGCAAGAGAGGCCATTCTCCTATTTCGAGACAGTGAGCCTGTTTGGCTGGCATTTGGGGGTATGGTTCCAGCTTCTTAATGATCTGCACGATGCCGAAGAAGCACAGACGCAGGCTGCAAAAAGTGACCGTCAGCGACAGAAAAAAACGCTGCCCCTGGTACTTGAACAGCGCGGTATGATAGAGGGCACAGACAGAGGAAAACAGGATCGGTCACTGGATGCTCAGACAGCATTGTCCTATACCTACGCTGTTGCCGAAACCTTTCGTTTACGCGCCCAGAACGCTCTCCAGGCGCTGGAGGAGCAATTTGGGCCGCATCCGCTCCTCTGGCCGTTAACGCTCCCGACCTGGGAAGGGTCTTAA
- a CDS encoding ISAs1 family transposase has product MYSTVLPVTLPPLTDSQRHDLLYDAALLSLHDAFAAVPDPRSRHGRRYDLPFLLTCFVAALLCNCTHSEAVGQWCRAEPRLLRRLFGSRRFVTPTGALYRWLFPQLNALALEQVLAAWVQATLVADPNEPVALDGKTLRGARTSTQAAPHLLSFCTYRSHETLLQVRVEEKTNEIPVAQTLLPTLPLRGRVCTADALHTQVALMRVLHEAQAETVLTVKENQPSLLADLITYFADSAACYQQAETWDCHRGRIEVRRIKVSTEMTTYLAATWPYVAQVAQLTRCVTKQGQTRQEVVYLITSLTPAQAPPQRLLDLIRGHWHIENGLHYVRDVTFGEDRSQLRTGNAPQVMASLRNLAITLIHRTGSTQIAATRRYLAFHPRHALYLILHQRNPPR; this is encoded by the coding sequence ATGTATTCTACGGTACTGCCTGTGACCTTGCCTCCCTTGACGGACTCGCAACGCCACGACCTACTCTACGATGCCGCCCTGCTCAGTTTGCATGATGCGTTTGCCGCCGTCCCTGATCCCCGCTCTCGTCATGGACGGCGCTATGACTTGCCGTTCTTGCTCACCTGCTTTGTGGCCGCGCTGTTGTGCAATTGCACCCATAGTGAAGCAGTGGGCCAGTGGTGTCGTGCGGAGCCTCGGCTCCTGCGCCGCCTCTTTGGCTCGCGTCGGTTTGTCACCCCTACCGGAGCACTCTATCGCTGGCTGTTCCCCCAACTGAATGCCCTCGCCTTGGAGCAGGTGCTGGCAGCCTGGGTGCAAGCCACGTTGGTAGCTGATCCGAATGAGCCAGTGGCCCTGGATGGTAAGACGCTGCGCGGCGCTCGTACCAGCACCCAGGCTGCCCCGCATCTGCTCAGCTTTTGCACGTACCGCAGTCATGAAACGCTCCTCCAGGTGCGGGTGGAGGAGAAAACGAACGAGATTCCCGTCGCCCAAACCCTCCTGCCGACCTTGCCGCTGCGCGGGCGGGTATGCACGGCCGATGCGCTGCATACCCAGGTCGCCTTGATGCGGGTGCTCCATGAGGCGCAGGCAGAAACCGTGCTGACGGTCAAGGAGAATCAGCCCAGTCTGTTGGCCGACCTGATCACCTATTTCGCCGATTCCGCTGCCTGTTACCAGCAGGCCGAAACCTGGGACTGCCATCGGGGGCGTATCGAAGTGCGCCGCATCAAAGTCAGCACCGAAATGACGACCTATCTGGCTGCCACCTGGCCTTATGTGGCCCAAGTGGCCCAACTCACCCGCTGCGTGACCAAGCAAGGGCAGACCCGCCAGGAGGTGGTCTACCTTATCACCAGCCTCACCCCTGCTCAAGCTCCCCCGCAGCGCTTGCTGGACCTCATCCGAGGCCATTGGCACATTGAGAACGGCTTGCATTATGTGCGTGATGTGACCTTTGGCGAAGATCGCTCGCAACTGCGCACGGGCAATGCCCCGCAGGTGATGGCAAGCTTACGCAACCTGGCGATTACGCTAATTCATCGGACTGGCTCTACCCAGATTGCTGCGACTCGGCGCTATCTGGCCTTCCACCCGCGCCACGCGCTCTATTTGATCCTCCACCAGCGCAATCCCCCGCGATAA
- a CDS encoding serine hydrolase: protein MSREQPVKKTTTRLTPAYNLDDERLPRARLLNIRTVAIAALMAVTALAALLLGPNSPLTTSQASNALPDSIQQPTTPPLIAPICPTLRSDPTFGVSLIDTQTRQPLCERNAEGIAQPASTTKVMAALLVEEYLQVQHLSLDTKVVAKQIDKQVEYDASVAYLQVGHAYSVRLLLYMVSIKSAADATMALARFVSGSRSAFLGLMNQRAQALGMLNTHYTSPYGYAKTSSKNWQNGESTSVGNFSTAHDMAILMLEFARQPDLVTIFGATQYHEGDSWLYRSTIHSLPDSWTGLQAPGAPSAKAVKNLHLPFQVLAQKKGCMWCDNTSHKLSYVLLVRFQQQTVVAAFLYTSQDYFNPLVGDMLPTLLWAFNQCNVPAYSSYCYPPAPTPTPHPSPTPQPSLAAPAKSDLPAGHFGF from the coding sequence ATGTCAAGGGAACAACCAGTAAAGAAGACCACCACCCGGCTAACACCCGCGTATAACCTGGATGACGAGCGCCTGCCCAGGGCGCGATTGTTGAATATTCGTACTGTGGCAATTGCCGCGCTGATGGCCGTCACAGCCCTTGCCGCGCTTCTCCTTGGCCCCAACAGCCCGCTCACCACTTCCCAGGCATCCAACGCCCTCCCCGACAGTATCCAGCAGCCCACCACGCCGCCATTGATTGCGCCCATCTGCCCCACGCTGCGGTCCGATCCGACCTTTGGCGTCAGTCTGATTGATACCCAAACCCGGCAGCCGCTCTGCGAACGCAACGCGGAAGGCATTGCCCAGCCAGCCTCCACCACCAAAGTCATGGCGGCTCTGCTCGTCGAAGAGTATCTGCAAGTGCAGCACCTGAGTCTGGATACCAAGGTGGTTGCGAAGCAAATTGATAAGCAAGTCGAATATGACGCCTCCGTCGCCTACCTTCAGGTCGGCCACGCCTACAGCGTTCGGCTCCTTCTCTATATGGTCTCCATCAAGAGCGCAGCGGACGCCACGATGGCGCTGGCGCGGTTTGTCTCCGGGTCGCGCTCAGCCTTCCTGGGGCTGATGAATCAGCGCGCTCAGGCGCTGGGCATGCTCAATACGCACTACACCAGCCCATATGGCTATGCGAAAACCTCGTCGAAAAACTGGCAGAATGGCGAAAGCACATCGGTAGGAAATTTTTCCACCGCGCACGATATGGCAATCCTCATGCTAGAGTTTGCTCGACAGCCCGATCTCGTCACCATTTTTGGCGCTACGCAATATCACGAAGGCGACTCCTGGCTCTATCGCTCGACCATCCACAGCCTGCCCGATAGCTGGACTGGCCTGCAAGCGCCCGGCGCTCCTTCAGCAAAGGCCGTCAAAAACTTACATCTGCCTTTCCAGGTTCTGGCCCAGAAAAAAGGCTGTATGTGGTGTGATAACACTAGCCACAAACTTTCCTATGTCTTATTAGTGCGTTTTCAGCAGCAAACTGTGGTGGCGGCTTTCCTATATACCAGCCAGGACTATTTTAACCCGCTGGTTGGTGACATGTTGCCCACCTTGCTCTGGGCATTCAATCAGTGTAATGTCCCGGCCTATTCCAGCTATTGTTATCCACCCGCGCCAACGCCAACACCCCATCCATCCCCGACACCGCAACCATCCCTGGCAGCGCCTGCCAAATCCGATCTCCCAGCCGGACATTTCGGCTTTTAA
- a CDS encoding nucleoside hydrolase encodes MPRILLDTDPGIDDALALFLALASPEVQLEAITTVHGNVPVELTTRNALSLLEVAGRADIPVARGSAQPLVRSPVDAKHVHGPTGLGTLTLPEPQINVVKPSAPDLIIERVLAAPGELTLVPIGPLTNLALALRREPAIVSQVREVVIMGGALRVPGNITPAAEFNIYADPHAAHIVFKAGWPIRLVSLDATNLTVITREQTRQLARNGSPITRCIEQMLEYYFDAFAPKFGNNVLRLHDPLYLAAAFRPDFIQWEPAYVDVELNGTLTLGETVAFFQRPDAPAPNVQASVGVDAERFVAWFLERLA; translated from the coding sequence ATGCCGCGCATACTCCTTGATACCGACCCAGGCATTGATGATGCCCTGGCGCTCTTTCTGGCGCTGGCTTCGCCAGAGGTTCAGCTAGAGGCTATCACAACGGTACATGGCAATGTCCCGGTTGAGTTGACCACCCGCAACGCGCTGAGCCTGCTCGAAGTCGCCGGACGCGCCGATATACCCGTGGCTCGCGGCAGCGCCCAGCCCCTGGTTCGCTCGCCGGTAGACGCCAAACACGTGCATGGCCCCACCGGCCTGGGAACGCTCACACTCCCTGAGCCGCAGATTAACGTCGTCAAACCATCTGCCCCCGACCTGATCATCGAGCGCGTGCTGGCCGCGCCAGGAGAATTGACGCTTGTACCTATTGGCCCGCTGACCAATCTGGCGCTGGCACTGCGGCGCGAGCCAGCCATCGTCTCCCAGGTCCGCGAGGTCGTCATCATGGGCGGCGCCTTGCGTGTACCTGGCAACATCACACCCGCCGCCGAATTCAACATCTACGCCGACCCGCACGCCGCCCATATCGTCTTCAAGGCAGGCTGGCCGATCCGCCTGGTATCGCTCGATGCCACCAACCTGACCGTCATTACCCGCGAGCAGACACGCCAGCTTGCCCGGAATGGCAGCCCAATCACCCGCTGCATCGAGCAGATGCTTGAATATTACTTCGATGCCTTTGCCCCAAAGTTTGGAAATAATGTGCTGCGCCTGCACGATCCCCTCTACCTGGCAGCCGCATTCCGTCCAGACTTTATTCAGTGGGAACCAGCCTATGTGGATGTTGAACTGAACGGCACGCTCACGCTGGGCGAAACAGTAGCCTTCTTCCAGCGCCCTGACGCGCCCGCGCCCAATGTGCAGGCGTCCGTTGGAGTCGACGCCGAACGCTTTGTCGCCTGGTTTCTGGAGAGACTCGCATAA
- a CDS encoding GAF domain-containing sensor histidine kinase, with protein sequence MRDSQDVQYTLAQPRRQHPTAHVRARRTLFILLAVLLYLPAVTVSIMALISSNHWWGLGAQPMNNASGAWQITWSDRGLSSDFNIQAGDQILAADGQPPQNENQINQTSELTIFSPGDAKAHTVRWSAPDQLATLLSLSWFVLGLVSLLLGLLVFLHATDRVLALRFFLLWTALALASSLVPAASFGNLLAVHISGIVYAGLAPGLLATFLWRLLFPSPAARPISNSNRPLTSGRGGRRSRYRWLPEIPVVIGLISITPYLVAITLKEPDVLERAVVLGSAQTVLALSLSLYLIMRAAISHRVGVTRERARTLLVGMLLGLLPPLALTIIPQVITRQQLVPGTVSDLAIIVLPFSFAYAIVRRELLRLDSLIRNTAVFLLTFIGMGIVAILLAEALRVLPPTPALVIGIITGAVLAPFILAAARWITEAWLFPQVRRYRRLIAQGETIERTGLDPQRIVGQLIGEVHLALPVRQVAVFVPDKTTGHLLEISVPHASARTGEPSTASPSPGSAVALAPSPQTPQPPSALFVDESLSVRLAREGGPLLVEPAPTSTRAGESPQAHAHQGNTSSSITGAIQTELAPPDLDSWHLLTPMRVRGRLVGLLALSRREDDQMYSDTDLRLLRFLAGRRALALDYALLYADLHTAYERRQELDHLKDRFIVTAHHELRTPLTGVQGYLELLRDLGSEGRALRPQEVELFIERACEQTEVLHEQLNSLLVAAETNLTQEQLKPRPVELYTVAQRTIQSMEALAQRGHHRIRNQIPLDLIAIGDEEALYRIFLNLLSNALKYSPEGRPILFDGRTRLIQAPYPSGTSGPIHTNRYPAGAAPVAEMIVRDWGVGIAKSDQDKIFERFTRLERDLNSPVRGSGLGLAICKELIEAMSGTIWVESDGIPGSGSAFFVQLPLAETPVTSKLFAGWEDAPGNITSC encoded by the coding sequence ATGCGTGATAGCCAAGATGTTCAGTATACCCTTGCCCAACCCCGCCGCCAGCATCCAACAGCGCATGTACGAGCGCGCCGCACCCTGTTTATCCTTCTGGCGGTTCTGCTCTATCTCCCGGCAGTAACTGTCAGCATCATGGCCCTAATTAGCAGCAATCACTGGTGGGGCCTCGGTGCCCAGCCCATGAATAACGCATCAGGAGCCTGGCAAATCACCTGGAGTGATCGTGGATTATCGAGTGACTTCAACATCCAGGCTGGCGACCAGATTCTGGCGGCAGACGGCCAGCCCCCCCAAAATGAGAACCAGATCAACCAGACAAGCGAGCTAACTATCTTCTCGCCAGGAGACGCGAAAGCCCATACCGTCCGATGGTCAGCCCCCGACCAGCTTGCTACCCTCCTCTCGCTCAGTTGGTTCGTCCTGGGGCTGGTTTCACTCTTGCTGGGTCTACTCGTGTTCCTGCACGCCACAGATCGGGTGTTGGCGCTCCGTTTCTTTCTGCTGTGGACCGCTCTGGCGCTCGCCAGTTCTTTAGTGCCAGCGGCATCCTTCGGAAATCTGCTGGCAGTGCATATCTCTGGCATCGTCTATGCTGGGCTGGCTCCCGGGCTGCTGGCAACCTTCCTCTGGCGCTTGCTGTTTCCAAGTCCGGCGGCGCGTCCCATCTCCAACAGCAATCGGCCCCTCACTTCAGGAAGAGGAGGGCGGCGCTCAAGATACCGCTGGCTGCCAGAGATCCCGGTCGTGATTGGCCTGATCTCTATTACCCCCTATCTCGTTGCCATCACTCTGAAAGAGCCAGATGTGCTTGAGCGGGCAGTAGTGCTCGGCTCTGCCCAAACCGTACTTGCGCTCAGTTTATCTTTGTATTTGATTATGCGAGCGGCCATATCCCATCGGGTGGGAGTAACACGCGAGCGGGCGCGTACCCTGCTCGTCGGCATGCTGCTTGGGCTGTTACCACCATTGGCCTTGACTATTATTCCCCAAGTTATCACCCGCCAGCAGCTAGTGCCGGGCACAGTCAGCGATCTGGCTATTATCGTCCTGCCGTTCTCGTTTGCCTATGCCATTGTGCGCCGCGAACTGCTGCGGCTCGATTCGCTCATTCGCAATACCGCTGTATTCCTGCTCACCTTCATCGGCATGGGCATTGTTGCTATCTTGCTGGCTGAAGCACTGAGAGTGCTGCCCCCTACGCCAGCCCTGGTGATCGGCATCATCACCGGAGCCGTACTCGCGCCCTTTATCCTGGCCGCTGCGCGCTGGATCACCGAAGCGTGGCTCTTCCCACAAGTGCGCCGCTACCGGCGGCTCATCGCTCAGGGCGAAACCATTGAGCGCACCGGCCTGGACCCGCAGCGCATCGTCGGCCAACTGATCGGCGAAGTCCATCTGGCCCTGCCTGTCAGGCAAGTCGCTGTGTTTGTGCCTGACAAAACCACCGGGCACCTGCTAGAAATCTCCGTTCCGCACGCGAGCGCACGAACCGGCGAACCGAGCACCGCCTCACCATCGCCCGGAAGCGCCGTCGCGCTCGCGCCCTCTCCGCAGACGCCACAACCGCCCAGCGCCCTCTTCGTTGATGAGAGCCTCTCCGTCCGGCTCGCCAGGGAGGGCGGCCCCCTCCTGGTGGAGCCTGCGCCAACAAGCACGCGGGCTGGCGAATCCCCCCAGGCGCACGCGCACCAGGGCAACACATCATCTTCCATCACCGGAGCCATCCAGACCGAACTCGCGCCGCCGGACCTGGATAGCTGGCATTTGCTGACGCCCATGCGCGTGCGCGGGCGGCTGGTCGGCCTGCTCGCGCTCTCTCGACGCGAGGACGACCAGATGTACTCCGACACCGACCTGCGTTTGCTGCGCTTTCTGGCCGGACGCCGCGCGCTGGCGCTGGATTACGCGCTGCTCTATGCCGACCTGCATACTGCCTATGAGCGCCGACAAGAACTGGATCACCTGAAAGATCGATTCATCGTCACCGCCCACCACGAACTACGCACCCCGCTCACCGGCGTGCAGGGGTATCTGGAGCTTCTGCGCGACCTGGGATCAGAAGGGCGCGCCTTGCGCCCCCAAGAAGTCGAGTTGTTCATCGAACGCGCCTGCGAACAAACCGAAGTGCTGCATGAGCAACTCAACAGCTTACTCGTCGCTGCCGAAACCAATCTCACCCAGGAACAACTGAAGCCTCGGCCAGTAGAACTATACACTGTCGCCCAGCGAACCATTCAATCTATGGAGGCTCTGGCCCAGCGCGGCCACCATCGGATTCGCAACCAGATACCACTCGACCTCATTGCCATTGGCGACGAAGAAGCCCTCTACCGCATTTTTCTGAACCTGCTCTCCAATGCCCTGAAATACAGCCCCGAAGGTCGCCCGATCCTCTTTGATGGGCGCACCCGTCTCATTCAAGCGCCCTATCCCTCAGGAACCAGCGGGCCAATCCACACCAACCGCTATCCCGCTGGCGCAGCGCCCGTAGCCGAAATGATCGTGCGTGATTGGGGCGTTGGCATCGCCAAAAGCGACCAGGATAAAATCTTCGAGCGCTTCACCCGCCTCGAACGCGACCTCAACAGTCCTGTGCGCGGCAGCGGCCTGGGTCTGGCGATCTGCAAAGAATTGATTGAAGCCATGAGCGGAACCATCTGGGTTGAAAGTGACGGGATTCCCGGATCAGGAAGCGCCTTTTTTGTGCAGCTTCCCCTGGCCGAAACGCCGGTTACGAGCAAGCTCTTCGCTGGATGGGAAGATGCGCCTGGTAATATCACATCCTGCTGA
- a CDS encoding FAD-binding oxidoreductase gives MAPGSASPQRNRSGSVIIIGGGSTAALSAVRLAEQGFQVTVLEKARRGNGSSSRSAAGIRAQFGVEETIIGMRYSEWWYAHFHDHLQTPPERRHPVMRQNGYLFLYEDPPQAENHALRLEAASAWQRAQKDAAMQRRLGHPVELLTPTQAQERWPHLDAERLIGAAWCAEDGFLIPDMIYGEGFRRAQELGVTIREQTEVLGAAIQGERIVALQTSAGKLEADWIVNATNAWAPRVSKRLQGMDLAISPQKRYLYFWKPTQPIMEQERWRQLPMTIYGMGKGRGAHSRPEGELLLLAWARETPPEPDFTDADQDAIRPGFSHREGVENFGYAVLEQAAAFAPRLVDAGGLVATTSGFYGMTPDANPLIGFDTRLANLVHAAGFSGHGLMHAPITATLVAALISGSIKNGQAQLLPPFEAYSINLATFDPGRDFSRSHKETHVL, from the coding sequence ATGGCGCCTGGTTCTGCTTCACCACAGCGCAACCGCAGCGGCTCGGTGATCATCATCGGCGGCGGCTCCACCGCCGCCCTGAGCGCCGTCCGACTTGCCGAGCAAGGATTTCAGGTCACAGTTCTTGAAAAAGCCAGACGAGGAAACGGCTCCTCCTCGCGCTCGGCGGCGGGCATCCGCGCGCAATTTGGCGTGGAAGAGACCATTATTGGCATGCGCTATTCCGAGTGGTGGTACGCCCACTTCCATGACCACTTACAGACGCCCCCGGAGCGGCGGCATCCCGTCATGCGCCAGAATGGCTATCTCTTCCTGTATGAAGACCCGCCGCAGGCGGAAAATCACGCCTTGCGCCTGGAAGCGGCGAGCGCCTGGCAGCGAGCGCAGAAAGACGCCGCGATGCAGCGGCGGCTGGGCCATCCGGTTGAACTGCTGACTCCCACCCAGGCGCAGGAGCGCTGGCCGCATCTAGACGCAGAGCGATTGATTGGCGCAGCCTGGTGCGCGGAAGATGGCTTTCTCATTCCCGATATGATCTATGGCGAAGGGTTCCGCCGGGCGCAGGAATTGGGCGTCACTATACGCGAACAGACAGAGGTGCTTGGCGCAGCCATCCAGGGAGAACGCATTGTCGCGCTCCAAACAAGCGCGGGCAAACTCGAAGCCGACTGGATCGTTAACGCCACCAACGCCTGGGCGCCGCGAGTCAGCAAGCGCCTCCAGGGGATGGACCTGGCAATTTCGCCCCAAAAGCGTTATCTCTATTTCTGGAAGCCGACGCAGCCGATCATGGAACAGGAACGCTGGCGACAGTTACCCATGACCATCTACGGCATGGGCAAGGGCCGGGGCGCGCACTCGCGCCCGGAGGGCGAACTGCTGCTGCTGGCCTGGGCGCGCGAAACCCCGCCAGAGCCAGATTTCACCGACGCCGACCAGGACGCGATTCGGCCCGGCTTTTCGCACCGCGAAGGCGTTGAAAACTTCGGTTACGCAGTACTGGAACAGGCGGCAGCCTTTGCGCCGCGCCTGGTAGACGCAGGCGGATTAGTCGCTACCACTTCCGGCTTTTATGGCATGACGCCAGACGCCAACCCGCTGATCGGCTTCGATACGCGCCTGGCTAACCTGGTGCATGCGGCGGGCTTCTCCGGGCATGGCTTGATGCATGCGCCGATCACAGCAACGCTGGTTGCAGCGTTAATCAGCGGCAGCATCAAAAACGGTCAGGCGCAGCTACTGCCGCCCTTTGAGGCATACTCTATCAACCTGGCAACCTTCGACCCTGGCCGCGACTTCAGCCGCTCGCACAAGGAAACGCACGTTCTGTGA
- a CDS encoding Zn-ribbon domain-containing OB-fold protein has protein sequence MAEHIPVPVPDGDSRVFWEGVAQGKLLIQRCDACQQFIFYPRFLCPHCFSDSLAWVEAQGTGTIYSYTVVHRAFGPFADQAPYVVAIVELAEGVRMMTRITGSEQDAVRIGAPVRVVFVEADEGVTLPYFQLN, from the coding sequence ATGGCTGAGCATATTCCGGTCCCTGTGCCTGATGGCGATTCCAGGGTGTTTTGGGAAGGCGTGGCGCAGGGGAAATTGTTGATTCAACGCTGCGATGCCTGCCAACAGTTCATTTTTTACCCACGATTTCTTTGCCCGCACTGTTTCTCTGACTCGCTTGCCTGGGTCGAAGCGCAGGGGACCGGGACGATCTATTCCTATACGGTTGTTCATCGCGCGTTTGGCCCATTTGCCGATCAGGCGCCTTATGTGGTGGCAATCGTTGAGCTGGCGGAAGGGGTGCGCATGATGACCAGGATTACGGGAAGCGAACAGGACGCTGTGCGCATTGGCGCGCCGGTGCGGGTGGTCTTTGTGGAAGCCGATGAGGGCGTGACGCTGCCCTATTTTCAACTAAACTGA